The genomic stretch ACCATTGTTTATTGTTTTACAGGTTGCTCAAGTTTGTGCACAACCACCACTCACGGTGGTACGTGAATTTGGTTCTAATAATTGGTGATTTCATTAAGAGTTAACTCTTACACCTCTTGGCTACTCACTTTGCCAACTGACATGTCTGAAAGCTCAGTTAACAACAACGACTTTGTCATCCTCCAAGGcaatatttagaaaaaataCGACAAAGTCATTGCCGTAGACAAGATGTGAGAGGACGTTATGGAAATTTGTTTGTCTCTGGAAAGTGTTTGGTAAAGCCTGCTGGATAAAGAACCTACTACACTCGCCAAAATGAAGGTGCGCGTCTAAAACCTAAATGAAGCTATTTTTTCGTTTCAAAGAATTGGATACTCGAAGAACAGAAGTAGTCGATATGACTTTTGAAGAATCACCTCAACATCCTAACCCTGAAGAACACCACAAGAAATCCAGAAGGCTCCTGGGTTTCCACTCTGTCCAGTGTCGAAGAAAAGGATTCTAGAGTTAATTGCACATACAGTGAGCAAGAATACCTGGGAACACCCATAAAGAAAGAAATACAGCTTGTAAGAAACCAAGAATGGTGGCCTCCATTAACAAACCATTAGCCATCGACTTTAACATCTTGAAATTCCCATACCAGGATCTAGAAATGTCCACTCGCCTCATGATGAAGACCTCATCATCAAAATACAATCTCCAAAGCTTTAATAAGCCATATCTTGTTCGACAACGGTTCAGGAATTAGTGTACTATTTAAGGACGCCACAAAAAAGATGGGGATTCTTGATAGTGGTAACAAGGGAAAAACGACCCTTTACACCATCGACGGAGCCCCAGTTTGGCATTTGGGAACAATAAAACTGGCGGTCCAAGCAAAAGCCTACAACCACTATTGACCTTTCATGCGATGGATTGCTTGATTCCCCAAAACACCATCCTCAACCGAAAATTGGTTACATAAGAGGAAGGTTGTTCCATCTAGTTATCACCAATTACTTCGCTACCCTGTTAGGAAGCTTGGGTGCACCAGTGGTTACCCAATCACATGCACCTACCTTGAAGTGTGAGAGACCCGTTGGCTCAAAGGATTCGTATCCCTGTAAGTGGAAACAAATAACACAAACTAGTCAAACTAATTCGGATCCTATCCTTGTCTCATCTGATCTATTGCATAgggttattctagattatgaTAGTTTCTTGGAAGAGGCATAACCACCATTCGAGAACCAAGATAAATAAGAATGAGATTATCGTCGATGATGCACCTGCATTTGCAGTAGCTATTAAGATTCTGATTAGTGCTGACATCGAACCTTGCtccattgatgaatgtcgacataGATTGATTGGAAAAAATGGAAGGAAGCAATCCAGGTTGAAGTTTGATaaaagcatatttatgcgacctTGAtagcttatttctttgcatttacttagttagtttctatttattagagtgatttaagctattttcgtgtgtttgtaggtccaattgactaaagtggcaagaaagtgcaatttggagcagttttgggcttggaatggatatcacatgcttggagcaaggtggatggacaaaattgaagttcaagaaaggctaagaatatggaagaaattaattcaagatttggaagacagggaatcagctacaaaggaGGAAACAAGAGTCAAACTACCTTATTTTggcttagtcaatcctaatcatTTCCTACTTATGTTCCAGCTACCAAAGGGATTCCTAAATATAttgggacacttaaatatatgttctttaagtgtttttattgtgttttgaagtgttttaatgtgtcctataacagaaaatccgaaaattttgaaaaaaagagagtcgtttttgtttgttggtttgtgtcttagggtaccttccaacataatgatgaggatttggtttttaattgcatgattgttaaagaaagttacaaacatggatggaagtttgatatgctctttggtttatgcttcgttgtagttgtcatttacgaattcacatgtaatcacaaaaaaaaaaaaatatcagtttttgtaacatgcttgaaggaaggaactccaATAATGCTACAACCCAGAGAGATTCTTCCACCAAAAAAGGGATGAGACGCCAAAGCCAAAATGGGTTGCATGGGCTTTTTGATGAAAGTGGGGTATGGCATGAGAGTAAATAGGGAATGGAGAATGTCATTGTTagctattttacaaaattatttgACTCTGCAGGACCGGTGGTGGTGGATAATATTCTTAAGTGCGCCCAACCTAAAGTCACGGCTACAATGAATCAAGAGCTCCTATTGCCTTTTACcaatgaagaaaacaaatttgcTTTCTTTCAAATGCACCTTACAAAGGCCCCTGGGCCTGACGGTATGTCATCAGGGTTCTACCAAAATCATTGGGAGGTGGTGGGGCATGATGTTTGCAATGGAGGTCGGTATATTCTGTCTACTGGTCATATACTACAAAAGATCAATTTTACACATGTTATTCTTGTCCATAAGACTAAAGATCATTCGATGAGGTCTCAGCTTAGCAACGTCATTTATAAAATATGTTCCAAAGTCTTAACGAATTGATTAAAACAAATCTTGCCGCAAATCATCTCTCCCTCGCAAAGTGAGTTTATTCCTAGTAGGTTGATATCAGACAATTGCTTGGTGGCTGCAGAGATTGCACACTTTATGGATAAGAAACTGTGTGGTTGCAATGGTGTGATGGCTTTGAAACTAGATATTGGTAAAGCGTATGATCGGATAGAGTGGGGTTTCTTGGAGCAAATGATGCGAAAATTAGGATTTGCGGAACAATGGCTTCAACTTATTATGATGTGCGTTTCCACGGTTTCTTACTCATTTAAGCTTAATGGGGAACCAGTTGGTTATATTCATCCAAAGCGTGGCATCCACCAAGGAGATCCACTGTCACCATTCTTGTTTGTTATATGTGCAGAGGGGCTTTCCGCTTTATTTGATGCATGggaacaacaaagaaaatatgCAGTGTGTCTATTTGTGTGGGTGCACCAAGTATTCACCATTTATTGTTTTTCGACGATAGCTTCATCCTCGCAAAGAGTGTGTGCAAGTAAAATTATTGTTGAAAAGCTATAAAGAAGCATCGGACCAAGCCATTAATTTTTCTAAGAGTTGTGTTGCTTTTAGTGGGAATGTAAATGAATACGAAGGCCAACTACTAACAGATTGCTCAGGAGTGGCGCGAGTTGAAtaccatgatccatatttggTCTTCCGGTGTCTGTAAGTAAGTCAAAGAAAGCTACGCTTGCGTATTTGAAAGATAAACTATGGAAGATGCTATATGGGTGGCGAGGAAATTTGCTGAGCAGTGTTGGCaatgaaattttgataaaaacgGTGGCCCAAGTGGTACCAATCTACACAATGCACATATTTCTTCCGCCCAAAACCCTTTATGAAGAGTTAAATAGAATTGTTGCCTAGTTTTGGTGGGGCATGATGCAGGAAAGCTGAAAATACATTGGGTGAGTTGGAGGAAAATGTGTAAACCCAGAGGTGAAGGAAGGTTGGGGCTTAAAGATTTATCTGGTTTTAACTTGGCGTTACTTGCCAAGCAGGTGTGGAGGTTTATACAAAATCCCTCCTCACTTGCGGCCAGGTTATTAAAGCATGATACTTCCATTCTACTGACTTCTTACAAGCAACGGTGAAGAAAAATGCATCTTACATTTAGAGAAGCATTGTTGAAGCTCGACTAATCACTCGTAAAGGGTCTAGATGGGCTCAAGGTCATAATATGGGGTGATAGCTGGATACCGAGAGAAAACTTTTTTAAGGTTTTAAGCCCCATTCTGCAAGAATGGAGTCATGATTTAACAGTACAGAGTTTGATGGCAGACTTAGAGAGGCCTACTTGGAATGAGGGGTTAATTCGGAATTTTTTCTTGGAGAAAGAAGTCGAATCAATTTTAAGCATCCCATTGAGCCTATTCTTACCACCTGATTCCTTGATATGGATTGCAGAAAAGAATAGAGTGTTTACGACCAAAAGTGCCTATCATGTGGTGAGATCATGTAGCGAAGTGTCTGGTGATGTGCCTGGTGGTTCTCACTTGAATGCTGATATTAAGTTTTTATGAAAAGCTCTTTGGAGAGCCAAAGTGCCTGGCAAAGTTAAGATTGGCGTTTGGAGGTGTTGCTAGAATGCCATACCAACACGAGTGAATTTGATGCAGCGTAGGGTCTTAAGACTCTTAACGGAGGTAAAATGTTTGTTTTGTGACAGAGAACAAGATACGGTAGAACATGCCTTGCTAGATTGTCCTCGCTCGTGATCCATATGGTTATCATATATGCTGGGACTTAGAACAAGCCATGACGGACATGGTGGACTAAGAGAATGGTTGTCGAGGTTGGCGTCTTCTTTAGCAAATGATAGGTTCGACTTGGTGTTGGTTTTTCTATAAAGCATATGGAAGGAAAGAAATGCATATTTATAGAGGGGTGTGGCAATGAATTTAATTGATATTCAATGCAAAGTCCAAGCTTGGCTTTATGAGATTAAGAAATGGCATAGGAAATATAGCTGCAAAAAAGTCAGTACACCCCAAAAGTGGAGGAAACCTGCAGCGGGAAGGATGAAGGTCAACTTTGATGGGGCATGGGACAAGAGGCATGATCAGGGTGGTATTGGAGTGGTAGTCCGTGAAGCGAATGGAAACTTTGTGGTTGCAATGGCGCGGCACGTTGAAGGAATCAAATCCCCAACGTTGGCAGAGTGTATGGCTGCTCGAGCGGCTGCGGCCTTTGCGCAACGGTGGGTTGGGGCGCAGGTGGAATTAGAAGGGGATGCTCTACTAATGGTTGTAGCACTTCAATGGGATTCAGTAGCAAACATGGGTCAGTTTGGTCAAGTCCTTGATGATACCCATCAACTAATGGATAATATTCCTCAGGGGAGGGCTTCATTTTGCACTTGGGAGGCCAATAATGTTGCACATCGCTTGGCAAGGTATAGCTTGATTGTAACCAATTGTTTAATGATTCTCTATTTGATGATAGTAATTCCATTTTGTAATTTGGTACGGGACGCTTCTTGTCCCTTAGACTGGGTTGAATCGCTGGCAAGGTTTTTATCGAGACCCTTAACATGCACTCCAATCTTAGCATTGTATGTATTCCCTTATtattaatgaatatcgtacttcttctaaaaaaaaaaaggttgtgaAATACAAGGTCTAACAGTAACAGGTGTGAGATGAGATTTCTGTTAAAGGCATTATATCCATGTCTACCGATATTTTTTATCGATTTGAAGTAAGATGAAAACTGAACCTGATAAGTCGGGAAGGAAAATCTACCGTTGGTTTAGGCATCAAATGTCATTGACAttgatcaagaaaagaaaaaacaaataggAAATTATTATACACCCCCTATGTCAacatattttcctttttaattccCCAAACACCCCTATGCCTATAGAGGGCAAACACAGCAGATATTTCAAAGTTGCGGTCCAATATAAAATTTCCCTTAATTTCAGGGGGCAAAGTGCAACTAATGCTAATTAAAAGCAACATCTTGACGTTCAAGTCAACTAGCATTCCTTGTTGGTATGGCCATCCAATTGTGCTTTCAGCAACgcagaaaagaaataaattcCTTGCTGGTGCTTTCAGCAATTCAACTGGGTTTCACACGGCTGCGGCGGTGTTCCGAGGGGGAGGGGCGCTCCATGACGGGAGGAAAATGGCAGCTGAG from Pyrus communis chromosome 7, drPyrComm1.1, whole genome shotgun sequence encodes the following:
- the LOC137740655 gene encoding uncharacterized protein — encoded protein: MNLIDIQCKVQAWLYEIKKWHRKYSCKKVSTPQKWRKPAAGRMKVNFDGAWDKRHDQGGIGVVVREANGNFVVAMARHVEGIKSPTLAECMAARAAAAFAQRWVGAQVELEGDALLMVVALQWDSVANMGQFGQVLDDTHQLMDNIPQGRASFCTWEANNVAHRLASNSTGFHTAAAVFRGGGALHDGRKMAAEFADQAAKEELEAEFLLGLCW